The Tachyglossus aculeatus isolate mTacAcu1 chromosome 7, mTacAcu1.pri, whole genome shotgun sequence genome includes a region encoding these proteins:
- the ATP5PB gene encoding ATP synthase F(0) complex subunit B1, mitochondrial isoform X2, which translates to MLSRAVLAAAAAAPALKNAALLGPGVLQASRIFHTGQPRLAPLPPLPEHGGKVRFGLIPEEFFQFLYPKTGVTGPYVLGTGLVLYLLSKEIYVITTETVSSIALLSLIIYGIKKYGPSVAAFADKLNADQIAHMEEVKQASVKHIQDAIEVEKAQQALVGKRHYLFDVQRNNIAMTLELYYRERLHRVYTEVKNRLDYQLSVQNMMRRKEQDHMINWVEKHVVQSISAQQEKETIAQCIADLKLLAKKAQAQPIV; encoded by the exons ATGCTGTCCCGGGCCGtgctggccgccgccgccgcc GCTCCTGCCCTGAAGAATGCAGCCCTTCTGGGACCAGG GGTTTTGCAAGCATCAAGGATCTTTCACACAGGACAGCCACGTTTGGCTCCATTACCACCTCTTCCTGAGCATGGAGGAAAAGTTCGTTTTGGGTTGATTCCTGAGGAGTTTTTCCAGTTTCTGTACCCTAAAACTGGAGTCACAG gTCCTTATGTATTGGGCACTGGGCTTGTCCTGTATCTTCTCTCCAAAGAGATCTATGTTATCACCACAGAGACCGTCTCATCCATAGCCTTGCTGAGCCTCATCATCTATGGAATTAAAAAATACGGTCCTTCTGTGGCGGCGTTTGCAGATAAACTAAATGCG GACCAAATTGCCCACATGGAAGAGGTGAAACAGGCATCAGTCAAACACATCCAGGATGCAATTGAGGTGGAAAAAGCTCAACAGGCCCTAGTTGGAAAACGCCACTATCTATTTGACGTCCAGAGG aaTAACATTGCCATGACCCTGGAGCTCTATTATCGAGAGAGGCTACACCGAGTGTACACTGAAGTGAAGAATCGCCTGGACTATCAGCTCTCCGTGCAGAACATGATGCGACGGAAGGAGCAAGATCACATGATCAACTGGGTGGAGAAGCACGTTGTGCAGAGCATCTCTGCTCAACAG GAGAAAGAGACAATTGCCCAATGCATTGCAGACCTAAAGCTGCTAGCCAAGAAGGCCCAAGCCCAGCCAATTGTGTGA
- the ATP5PB gene encoding ATP synthase F(0) complex subunit B1, mitochondrial isoform X1 yields MLSRAVLAAAAAAAPALKNAALLGPGVLQASRIFHTGQPRLAPLPPLPEHGGKVRFGLIPEEFFQFLYPKTGVTGPYVLGTGLVLYLLSKEIYVITTETVSSIALLSLIIYGIKKYGPSVAAFADKLNADQIAHMEEVKQASVKHIQDAIEVEKAQQALVGKRHYLFDVQRNNIAMTLELYYRERLHRVYTEVKNRLDYQLSVQNMMRRKEQDHMINWVEKHVVQSISAQQEKETIAQCIADLKLLAKKAQAQPIV; encoded by the exons ATGCTGTCCCGGGCCGtgctggccgccgccgccgccgccg CTCCTGCCCTGAAGAATGCAGCCCTTCTGGGACCAGG GGTTTTGCAAGCATCAAGGATCTTTCACACAGGACAGCCACGTTTGGCTCCATTACCACCTCTTCCTGAGCATGGAGGAAAAGTTCGTTTTGGGTTGATTCCTGAGGAGTTTTTCCAGTTTCTGTACCCTAAAACTGGAGTCACAG gTCCTTATGTATTGGGCACTGGGCTTGTCCTGTATCTTCTCTCCAAAGAGATCTATGTTATCACCACAGAGACCGTCTCATCCATAGCCTTGCTGAGCCTCATCATCTATGGAATTAAAAAATACGGTCCTTCTGTGGCGGCGTTTGCAGATAAACTAAATGCG GACCAAATTGCCCACATGGAAGAGGTGAAACAGGCATCAGTCAAACACATCCAGGATGCAATTGAGGTGGAAAAAGCTCAACAGGCCCTAGTTGGAAAACGCCACTATCTATTTGACGTCCAGAGG aaTAACATTGCCATGACCCTGGAGCTCTATTATCGAGAGAGGCTACACCGAGTGTACACTGAAGTGAAGAATCGCCTGGACTATCAGCTCTCCGTGCAGAACATGATGCGACGGAAGGAGCAAGATCACATGATCAACTGGGTGGAGAAGCACGTTGTGCAGAGCATCTCTGCTCAACAG GAGAAAGAGACAATTGCCCAATGCATTGCAGACCTAAAGCTGCTAGCCAAGAAGGCCCAAGCCCAGCCAATTGTGTGA